In Streptomyces hawaiiensis, one genomic interval encodes:
- a CDS encoding thioredoxin domain-containing protein, translating into MPNRLAHETSPYLLQHADNPVDWWPWSAEAFEEARKRNVPVLLSIGYSSCHWCHVMAHESFEDQETAEYLNAHYVSVKVDREERPDVDAVYMEAVQAATGQGGWPMTVFLTPDAEPFYFGTYFPPAPRQGMPSFRQVLQGVHQAWDERRDEVTEVAGKIVRDLAGREISYGDARTPGEEELAQALLALTREYDPQRGGFGGAPKFPPSMVLEFLLRHHARTGAEGALQMARDTCERMARGGMYDQLGGGFARYSVDRDWVVPHFEKMLYDNALLCRVYAHLWRATGSELARRVALETADFMVRELRTNEGGFASALDADSDDGTGRHVEGAYYVWTPEQLREVLGEQDAELAAQHFGVTEEGTFEEGASVLQLPVRDALFDAGKAASISERLLAKRSERPAPGRDDKIVAAWNGLAIAALAETGAYFDRPDLVEAAVAAADLLVRLHLDEQARLTRTSKDGHAGANAGVLEDYADVAEGFLALASVTGEGVWLEFAGFLLDHVLVRFTDPESGSLYDTAADAERLIRRPQDPTDNAAPSGWTAAANALLSYAAHTGSEPHRAAAEKALGVVKALGPRVPRFIGWGLAAAEAVLDGPREVAIVGPALDHEATRTLHRTALLGTAPGAVVAVGTPQSEEFPLLTDRPLVGGEPAAYVCRNFTCDAPTTEPDRLRTVLSG; encoded by the coding sequence ATGCCGAACCGACTGGCGCACGAGACGTCCCCCTATCTCCTTCAGCACGCCGACAACCCCGTCGACTGGTGGCCCTGGTCGGCCGAGGCCTTCGAGGAGGCCCGGAAGCGGAACGTGCCCGTGCTGCTCAGCATCGGATACAGCAGCTGTCACTGGTGTCACGTCATGGCTCACGAGTCATTCGAGGACCAGGAGACCGCCGAGTACCTCAACGCGCACTACGTGAGCGTCAAGGTCGACCGCGAGGAGCGCCCCGACGTCGACGCCGTCTACATGGAGGCCGTGCAGGCGGCGACCGGGCAGGGCGGCTGGCCCATGACCGTCTTTCTCACTCCGGACGCCGAGCCGTTCTACTTCGGTACGTACTTCCCGCCCGCCCCCCGCCAGGGCATGCCGTCCTTCCGGCAGGTGCTCCAGGGCGTGCACCAGGCGTGGGACGAACGGCGGGACGAGGTGACCGAGGTCGCCGGGAAGATCGTCCGGGACCTGGCCGGGCGGGAGATCTCCTACGGTGACGCGCGGACCCCGGGCGAGGAGGAGCTCGCGCAGGCGCTGCTCGCGCTGACCCGGGAGTACGACCCGCAGCGCGGCGGATTCGGCGGGGCGCCGAAGTTCCCGCCGTCCATGGTGCTGGAGTTCCTGCTGCGCCACCACGCCCGCACGGGCGCCGAGGGGGCCCTGCAGATGGCGCGGGACACCTGTGAGCGCATGGCCCGGGGCGGTATGTACGACCAGCTCGGGGGCGGCTTCGCCCGCTACTCCGTCGACCGCGACTGGGTCGTGCCGCACTTCGAGAAGATGCTCTACGACAACGCCCTGCTGTGCCGGGTCTACGCCCATCTGTGGCGTGCCACCGGCTCGGAGCTGGCGCGCCGGGTCGCTCTGGAGACCGCCGACTTCATGGTGCGTGAACTGCGCACGAACGAGGGCGGGTTCGCCTCCGCGCTGGACGCCGACAGCGACGACGGCACGGGCAGGCACGTCGAGGGCGCGTACTACGTGTGGACGCCGGAGCAGTTGCGCGAGGTGCTCGGGGAGCAGGATGCCGAGCTCGCGGCGCAGCACTTCGGCGTGACCGAGGAGGGGACCTTCGAGGAGGGCGCGTCCGTCCTCCAACTGCCCGTGCGGGACGCCCTCTTCGACGCGGGGAAGGCCGCCTCGATCTCGGAGCGGCTGCTGGCGAAGCGGTCCGAGCGGCCCGCGCCCGGCCGGGACGACAAGATCGTCGCCGCCTGGAACGGCCTCGCGATCGCCGCGCTCGCCGAGACCGGTGCCTACTTCGACCGGCCCGACCTGGTCGAGGCCGCCGTCGCCGCCGCCGACCTCCTCGTCCGGCTGCACCTGGACGAACAGGCCCGGCTCACCCGCACCAGCAAGGACGGCCACGCCGGCGCCAACGCCGGTGTCCTGGAGGACTACGCGGACGTGGCGGAGGGCTTCCTCGCGCTCGCGTCCGTCACCGGGGAGGGTGTCTGGCTGGAGTTCGCCGGGTTCCTCCTCGATCACGTCCTGGTGCGCTTCACCGACCCCGAGTCGGGTTCGCTGTACGACACCGCGGCCGACGCCGAGCGGCTGATCCGCCGTCCGCAGGACCCGACCGACAACGCCGCTCCGTCCGGCTGGACCGCGGCCGCGAACGCCCTGCTGAGTTACGCCGCGCACACCGGGTCCGAGCCGCACCGCGCCGCCGCCGAGAAGGCGCTCGGGGTCGTCAAGGCGCTCGGGCCGCGGGTGCCGCGCTTCATCGGGTGGGGGCTCGCCGCGGCGGAGGCCGTGCTGGACGGGCCGCGTGAGGTCGCGATCGTGGGGCCGGCCCTCGACCACGAGGCCACAAGGACCCTGCACCGCACGGCACTTCTGGGCACCGCGCCCGGTGCGGTGGTCGCCGTGGGTACCCCGCAGAGCGAGGAGTTCCCGCTGCTCACGGACCGTCCGCTGGTCGGCGGTGAACCGGCCGCGTACGTCTGCCGTAACTTCACGTGCGATGCCCCGACGACCGAGCCTGACCGGCTGCGCACGGTCTTGAGTGGCTGA
- a CDS encoding glycosyltransferase, translating into MLTSVFIAAVSLALFWMAAFTLWWQMHAWRTPEVLASTRFSSPDGDEHVSFSLLLPARHEQAVLDHTIQRLLESSHTGFEIIVIVGHDDPETTAVAEQAAARDPRVRVVVDRHEKKNKPKAMNTALPHCRGDVVGVFDAEDQVHPELLAHVDHAFRTTGADVVQGGVQLINFHSSWYSLRNCLEYFFWFRSRLHLHAQKGFIPLGGNTVFVRTNVLRDADGWDPDCLAEDCDLGVRLSSIGKKVVVAYDSDMVTREETPGSLMSLLKQRTRWNQGFLQVYRKKDWKQLPTLGQRLLARYTLMTPFMQAFTGLIIPLNVAIALFLDVPVGIAFITFLPAVTALVTFVFEIVGLHDFGKQYGLRVRFAHYLKLVVGGPFYQVLLAGAAVRAVWREQRGRNDWELTSHVGAHLDETAMSRQDVPVTREDVPA; encoded by the coding sequence TTGCTGACGTCTGTCTTCATCGCTGCCGTTTCACTGGCCCTGTTCTGGATGGCGGCGTTCACCCTGTGGTGGCAGATGCACGCCTGGCGTACGCCGGAAGTGCTCGCCTCCACCCGGTTCAGCAGTCCGGACGGGGACGAGCACGTCTCCTTCTCGCTGCTGCTGCCCGCGCGGCACGAACAGGCGGTGCTGGACCACACGATCCAGCGGCTGCTGGAGTCGAGCCACACCGGCTTCGAGATCATCGTGATCGTCGGGCACGACGACCCGGAGACCACCGCGGTGGCCGAGCAGGCCGCCGCGCGTGACCCTCGGGTCCGGGTCGTCGTCGACCGCCACGAGAAGAAGAACAAGCCGAAGGCCATGAACACGGCCCTGCCGCACTGCCGCGGCGACGTCGTCGGGGTCTTCGACGCGGAGGACCAGGTCCACCCCGAGCTCCTCGCGCACGTCGACCACGCCTTCCGCACCACCGGCGCGGACGTCGTCCAGGGCGGGGTGCAGCTGATCAACTTCCACTCCAGCTGGTACAGCCTGCGCAACTGCCTGGAGTACTTCTTCTGGTTCCGCTCGCGGCTCCACCTGCACGCGCAGAAAGGTTTCATTCCGCTCGGCGGCAACACCGTCTTCGTCCGCACGAACGTCCTGAGGGACGCCGACGGCTGGGACCCGGACTGCCTCGCCGAGGACTGCGACCTGGGCGTGCGCCTGTCCAGCATCGGCAAGAAGGTCGTCGTCGCCTACGACTCCGACATGGTGACCCGCGAGGAGACCCCGGGCTCTCTGATGTCCCTGCTGAAGCAGCGCACCCGCTGGAACCAGGGCTTTCTCCAGGTGTACCGGAAGAAGGACTGGAAGCAACTGCCCACCCTCGGGCAGCGGTTGCTCGCCCGCTACACCCTCATGACGCCGTTCATGCAGGCCTTCACCGGCCTGATCATCCCGCTGAACGTGGCGATCGCCCTGTTCCTCGACGTGCCCGTCGGCATCGCCTTCATCACCTTCCTGCCGGCCGTCACCGCCCTGGTCACCTTCGTCTTCGAGATCGTCGGACTGCACGACTTCGGCAAGCAGTACGGGCTGCGGGTCCGCTTCGCGCACTACCTGAAGCTGGTTGTGGGCGGCCCCTTCTACCAGGTCCTGCTGGCCGGTGCGGCCGTGCGGGCCGTGTGGCGTGAGCAGCGCGGCCGCAACGACTGGGAGCTGACGAGCCATGTCGGCGCGCATCTCGACGAGACGGCCATGAGCCGCCAGGACGTCCCCGTGACCCGAGAGGACGTGCCCGCGTGA
- a CDS encoding ArnT family glycosyltransferase, translating into MTSTLPAVTTAKAPAQRRPVPGTGAHRRVEPPSRLRSSRTDLILCGVLLVAILVVQGWNIGDYPALSDDEGTYLAQAWSVQQGNGLAHYTYWYDHPPLGWIQIAVLTWIPALISPESMTVGTMRAAMLVISGISAVLVYVLGRRLALPRWAAALGMVFFGLSPLAVILQREIFLDNLAVMWTLLAFTLAASPSRHLWHHFGAGIAAATAVLTKETMLVVLPALFLTMWRHSHRDTRKFALTGAVTACVLIGFSYPLFALLKGELLPGAGHVSLWDGVKYQMTRPGSGFILDEGSGSWGVLQSWLYYDKVLPIGGLAGALLLLVTWRWSVTARALAGPALAVAIFAALALRPNGYLPAMYVIQALPFLALVLAGGTASVAHAVLSRWRSEAEKRYVGVSRYALAAVLALAAGAYVVPRWYDGARTAVTTDANAPYKAASKWLATEVEDPERTRVLVDDALWLDLVHQGYRPGLGVIWFYKADLDPAVTKTMPRGWKDLDYVVASPTVRRDAADLPNVKAAMEHSDPVATFGTGEDRIEIRQIQTSAGGAR; encoded by the coding sequence GTGACCTCCACCCTTCCCGCGGTGACCACTGCGAAGGCCCCCGCGCAGCGCCGGCCCGTGCCCGGCACCGGTGCGCACCGTCGCGTGGAGCCGCCGAGCCGGCTGCGCTCCTCCCGGACCGACCTGATCCTGTGCGGTGTCCTCCTCGTGGCGATCCTCGTCGTGCAGGGCTGGAACATCGGCGACTACCCGGCCCTCAGCGACGACGAGGGCACCTACCTCGCCCAGGCCTGGTCGGTCCAGCAGGGCAACGGCCTTGCCCACTACACCTACTGGTACGACCACCCGCCGCTCGGCTGGATCCAGATCGCCGTGCTGACCTGGATCCCCGCGCTGATCAGCCCCGAGTCGATGACGGTGGGCACCATGCGCGCCGCGATGCTGGTGATCAGCGGCATCAGCGCGGTCCTCGTCTACGTGCTGGGCCGCCGTCTCGCGCTGCCCCGCTGGGCCGCCGCGCTCGGCATGGTGTTCTTCGGGCTCTCTCCGCTGGCCGTGATCCTCCAGCGGGAGATCTTCCTCGACAACCTCGCGGTGATGTGGACACTGCTGGCGTTCACGCTGGCCGCGTCCCCGAGCCGCCACCTCTGGCACCACTTCGGCGCGGGCATAGCGGCGGCGACGGCCGTCCTCACCAAGGAGACGATGCTCGTCGTCCTGCCCGCCCTGTTCCTCACCATGTGGCGCCACAGCCACCGTGACACCCGCAAGTTCGCCCTCACCGGAGCCGTCACGGCCTGCGTCCTGATCGGCTTCTCCTACCCCCTGTTCGCCCTGCTGAAGGGCGAGTTGCTGCCGGGCGCCGGGCACGTCTCCCTCTGGGACGGCGTCAAGTACCAGATGACCCGGCCCGGTTCGGGCTTCATCCTCGACGAGGGCTCCGGCTCCTGGGGCGTGCTCCAGTCGTGGCTGTACTACGACAAGGTCCTGCCCATCGGCGGCCTCGCGGGCGCGCTGCTCCTGCTCGTCACCTGGCGCTGGTCGGTCACCGCCCGCGCTCTGGCCGGACCGGCCCTGGCTGTCGCGATCTTCGCCGCGCTGGCCCTGCGCCCGAACGGCTACCTGCCCGCGATGTACGTGATCCAGGCCCTGCCGTTCCTCGCGCTGGTCCTCGCCGGAGGCACCGCGTCCGTCGCTCACGCGGTGCTGAGCCGCTGGCGCTCCGAGGCGGAGAAACGGTACGTCGGTGTGAGCCGGTACGCGCTCGCCGCCGTCCTCGCCCTGGCTGCCGGCGCCTACGTCGTCCCGCGCTGGTACGACGGCGCCCGCACGGCCGTCACCACCGACGCCAACGCTCCCTACAAGGCGGCGTCCAAGTGGCTGGCCACAGAGGTCGAGGACCCGGAGCGCACCCGGGTGCTGGTCGACGACGCCCTCTGGCTGGACCTGGTGCACCAGGGCTACCGGCCGGGCCTCGGCGTCATCTGGTTCTACAAGGCCGACCTCGACCCGGCGGTGACGAAGACGATGCCGCGCGGCTGGAAGGACCTGGACTACGTCGTCGCCTCGCCGACCGTCAGGCGCGACGCGGCGGACCTGCCCAACGTCAAGGCCGCCATGGAGCACTCGGACCCGGTCGCCACCTTCGGCACCGGCGAGGACCGTATCGAGATCCGTCAGATCCAGACGTCCGCCGGAGGCGCGCGATGA
- a CDS encoding glycosyltransferase has product MSQESTVPGEVVETAEIPEPGAVTIVVPTFNESANVRQLLHQITEAVPARLPCEVVFVDDSTDDTPEVIEKAAQDCPFPVTVLHREEKVGGLGGAVVEGLKAATSDWIVVMDGDCQHPPSLVPDLVATGERANAGLVVASRYIKGGSRAGLAGSYRVAVSRGATWLTKALFPRRLHGISDPMSGFFAIRRSAVTAEVLQPLGYKILLELAVRSRPGRVTEVPFVFQDRFAGQSKSTAQEGFRFLRHLAGLRAASPVARMIGFGLIGLTGFVPNLLGLWALTAAGMHYVPAEILANQLGVAWNFVLIEHLLFRERRRHRRWWDRAGRFALLANADLVLRIPLIALFVHQFHLGVLSATALALVTTFVLRFVATEALVYLPRRAGEEPVRDGRTARRAV; this is encoded by the coding sequence ATGAGCCAGGAGTCCACCGTCCCCGGCGAGGTCGTCGAGACCGCCGAGATCCCCGAGCCGGGAGCCGTCACGATCGTCGTACCGACGTTCAACGAGTCGGCGAACGTACGGCAGTTGCTGCACCAGATCACCGAAGCCGTCCCGGCCCGGCTGCCCTGCGAGGTCGTCTTCGTGGACGACTCCACCGACGACACGCCCGAGGTCATCGAGAAGGCGGCGCAGGACTGCCCGTTCCCGGTGACCGTGCTGCACCGGGAGGAGAAGGTGGGCGGGCTGGGCGGCGCCGTGGTCGAGGGCCTGAAGGCGGCCACGTCCGACTGGATCGTCGTCATGGACGGCGACTGTCAGCATCCGCCGTCCCTCGTGCCCGACCTGGTCGCCACCGGCGAGCGGGCGAACGCCGGGCTCGTCGTCGCCTCCCGGTACATCAAGGGCGGCAGCCGGGCCGGACTCGCGGGCAGCTACCGCGTGGCCGTCTCGCGCGGGGCGACCTGGCTGACCAAGGCACTGTTCCCGCGCCGGCTGCACGGCATCAGCGATCCGATGAGCGGCTTCTTCGCGATCCGTCGCAGCGCGGTCACCGCCGAGGTGCTCCAGCCGCTCGGCTACAAGATCCTCCTGGAACTCGCCGTCCGCAGCCGCCCGGGCAGGGTCACCGAGGTGCCCTTCGTCTTCCAGGACCGGTTCGCCGGACAGTCCAAGTCGACCGCCCAGGAAGGCTTCCGTTTCCTGCGCCATCTGGCCGGGCTGCGTGCGGCCTCGCCGGTCGCGCGGATGATCGGCTTCGGTCTGATCGGGCTGACCGGCTTCGTACCGAATCTGCTCGGCCTGTGGGCGCTGACCGCCGCCGGCATGCACTACGTACCGGCGGAGATCCTCGCCAACCAGCTGGGCGTCGCCTGGAACTTCGTGCTCATCGAGCATCTGCTGTTCCGCGAGCGGCGCCGGCACCGGCGCTGGTGGGACCGGGCCGGGCGGTTCGCGCTGCTCGCCAACGCCGACCTGGTGCTGCGCATCCCGCTGATCGCCCTGTTCGTGCACCAGTTCCACCTGGGCGTGCTGTCCGCCACCGCGCTCGCGCTGGTGACGACGTTCGTCCTGCGCTTCGTGGCGACCGAAGCGCTGGTCTACCTGCCGCGCCGGGCCGGTGAGGAGCCCGTGCGCGACGGCCGCACCGCGAGGAGAGCCGTATGA
- a CDS encoding galactose oxidase-like domain-containing protein, translated as MNKYRRRTALVGVGALTAGLLLTAPQPASAANLIKNPGFETAGTGDMPYCWEKSGWGDNDFTFTATADAHTGSKAMKVELTRRAEGDRKALITESAACAPVVTPGKQYDLGLWYKTTTPDASITLFRHDATAGWQYWTDLKTLDLAGDWTEATVRTPEVPAGTDRISWGVSVYGTGSATTDDYTMDQVPDPVLPPECTGTAEQCADGRWDVLPTQNPVRSMHSVVLHNGKVLLIAGSGNDKSMFEAGTFTSAVYDPANGSYKIVPTPKDMFCAGHVQLQDGRVLVMSGNKGYPTADGRVGYQGYKDSYIFDPETETYTKTNDMNDGHWYPSATILGNGDVISFGGLKEDSTGSVAAELFSEAEQQWQPLWKVNQTWSYWGLYPSMILMQDGRLFYSGSHVFGNNIPGTGSAIYDYDANTTTQVPGLQNKDERDQSASVLLPPAQDQKVLTLGGGNIDSNPEANRLTDIIDLKQPSPSYVAGPPIPQGTVDLGDGPVPQTGNQGKMYLSAVLLPDGKVLETGGALHNRANPVYETSIFDPESETFDPVAVDPEARGYHSSAFLLPDGRVMTTGDNPGNGTWNHDVSVYSPPYLFKGPRPQITSVIDTEWNYGDTQRITVDRPIAKAELIRPAAVTHSSDPNQRFVDLPLSVDGDNVDLNVTSNPNLAPPGWYMLFAVDANGVPSVAKWVHLQGPQALKATDASAHVHDFADEPTGRVVKPGKKRTSQKVSPTISGCDRHYGSINVCVPTGFPAEVKKTTAARCEWLKANDYGRLKVNGKDDPLGLDRNRDGTACGKGDVKRR; from the coding sequence ATGAACAAGTACCGGAGAAGGACCGCACTCGTCGGCGTGGGCGCGCTCACGGCCGGCCTCCTGCTGACCGCGCCCCAGCCGGCCTCGGCCGCCAACCTGATCAAGAACCCGGGCTTCGAGACCGCCGGCACTGGCGACATGCCCTACTGCTGGGAGAAGTCCGGCTGGGGTGACAACGACTTCACCTTCACCGCCACGGCCGACGCGCACACCGGCTCCAAGGCCATGAAGGTCGAGCTGACCCGCCGCGCCGAGGGTGACCGCAAGGCGCTGATCACCGAGTCCGCCGCGTGTGCGCCGGTGGTGACGCCGGGCAAGCAGTACGACCTCGGGCTCTGGTACAAGACGACGACCCCGGACGCCTCGATCACGCTGTTCCGGCACGACGCCACGGCCGGCTGGCAGTACTGGACCGACCTCAAGACACTGGACCTGGCCGGGGACTGGACCGAGGCCACGGTCCGCACCCCCGAGGTCCCGGCCGGCACCGACCGCATCTCCTGGGGCGTGTCCGTCTACGGCACGGGCTCCGCCACCACCGACGACTACACGATGGACCAGGTCCCCGACCCGGTCCTGCCCCCGGAGTGCACCGGCACCGCCGAGCAGTGCGCCGACGGCAGGTGGGACGTGCTGCCCACGCAGAACCCGGTCCGCTCCATGCACTCCGTCGTGTTGCACAACGGCAAGGTGCTGCTGATCGCGGGCTCCGGCAACGACAAGTCGATGTTCGAGGCCGGCACCTTCACCTCGGCCGTCTACGACCCGGCGAACGGCTCCTACAAGATCGTCCCCACGCCGAAGGACATGTTCTGCGCGGGGCACGTGCAGCTCCAGGACGGGCGCGTGCTCGTGATGAGCGGCAACAAGGGCTACCCGACGGCGGACGGCCGCGTCGGCTACCAGGGCTACAAGGACTCGTACATCTTCGACCCGGAGACCGAGACCTACACGAAGACCAACGACATGAACGACGGCCACTGGTACCCGTCGGCGACGATCCTCGGCAACGGTGACGTCATCTCCTTCGGCGGCCTGAAGGAGGACTCCACCGGCTCGGTCGCCGCCGAGCTGTTCTCCGAGGCCGAGCAGCAGTGGCAGCCGCTGTGGAAGGTCAACCAGACCTGGTCGTACTGGGGCCTGTACCCGTCGATGATCCTCATGCAGGACGGCCGCCTCTTCTACTCGGGCAGCCACGTCTTCGGCAACAACATCCCCGGCACCGGCTCGGCGATCTACGACTACGACGCCAACACCACCACCCAGGTGCCGGGCCTGCAGAACAAGGACGAGCGCGACCAGTCGGCCAGCGTGCTGCTGCCCCCGGCCCAGGACCAGAAGGTCCTCACCCTCGGCGGCGGCAACATCGACTCCAACCCGGAGGCCAACCGCCTGACCGACATCATCGACCTCAAGCAGCCCAGCCCCTCGTACGTGGCCGGTCCGCCGATCCCGCAGGGCACGGTCGACCTCGGCGACGGGCCCGTCCCGCAGACCGGGAACCAGGGCAAGATGTACCTCTCCGCGGTGCTCCTGCCCGACGGCAAGGTGCTGGAGACCGGCGGCGCGCTGCACAACCGCGCCAACCCCGTCTACGAGACGTCGATCTTCGACCCCGAGTCGGAGACCTTCGACCCGGTGGCCGTCGACCCCGAGGCGCGCGGCTACCACTCCTCGGCGTTCCTGCTGCCCGACGGCCGCGTGATGACCACCGGCGACAACCCGGGCAACGGCACCTGGAACCACGACGTGTCGGTCTACAGTCCGCCCTACCTGTTCAAGGGCCCGCGTCCGCAGATCACTTCCGTCATCGACACCGAGTGGAACTACGGCGACACCCAGCGGATCACCGTCGACCGGCCCATCGCCAAGGCCGAGCTGATCCGCCCGGCCGCCGTCACGCACTCCTCGGACCCGAACCAGCGGTTCGTGGACCTGCCGCTGTCCGTCGACGGCGACAACGTCGACCTGAACGTGACGAGCAACCCCAACCTGGCCCCGCCCGGCTGGTACATGCTCTTCGCGGTCGATGCCAACGGCGTGCCGTCGGTGGCGAAGTGGGTGCACCTCCAGGGCCCGCAGGCCCTCAAGGCGACGGACGCCTCGGCCCACGTCCACGACTTCGCGGACGAGCCCACGGGCAGGGTGGTCAAGCCCGGCAAGAAGCGCACCTCGCAGAAGGTCAGCCCGACGATCTCCGGCTGCGACCGCCACTACGGCTCGATCAACGTCTGCGTGCCGACCGGCTTCCCGGCGGAGGTGAAGAAGACGACGGCAGCCCGCTGTGAGTGGCTGAAGGCGAACGACTACGGCCGCCTGAAGGTCAACGGCAAGGACGACCCCCTGGGCCTGGACCGGAACCGGGACGGGACCGCCTGCGGCAAGGGTGACGTGAAGCGCCGCTAG
- a CDS encoding Mut7-C RNAse domain-containing protein: MNGPEIHVEFAPELRVFVPRARQAGSVRAATDGFSSLGHVIESLGVPLTEVGALLVDGREVPFAHVPAAGESVTVTTVARPQKVPGAPLRFLLDVHLGTLARRLRLLGVDTAYESTDIGDPALAARSAAEQRVLLSRDRGLLRRRELWAGAFVYSTSPEEQLRDVLDRFRPELLPWTRCTACNGLLRKATKDEVADQLKHGTHVTYDVFAQCTACGRAYWKGAHHEQLEAIVERALEESRSNG; encoded by the coding sequence GTGAACGGTCCCGAGATCCATGTCGAGTTCGCCCCCGAGCTGCGGGTGTTCGTGCCCCGGGCCCGGCAGGCGGGCAGCGTGCGGGCCGCCACCGACGGCTTCTCCAGCCTCGGCCATGTCATCGAGTCGCTGGGCGTGCCGCTGACCGAGGTCGGCGCGCTGCTGGTGGACGGCCGCGAGGTGCCCTTCGCGCACGTTCCGGCGGCCGGCGAGTCGGTGACCGTAACGACCGTGGCGCGCCCCCAGAAGGTCCCGGGCGCTCCCCTGCGCTTCCTCCTCGACGTGCACCTGGGCACGCTGGCGCGCCGGCTGCGCCTCCTCGGCGTGGACACGGCCTACGAGTCGACCGACATCGGCGACCCGGCCCTCGCGGCGCGTTCGGCGGCCGAGCAGCGGGTGTTGCTGAGCCGCGACCGGGGGTTGCTGCGCAGGCGCGAGCTGTGGGCGGGGGCGTTCGTGTACAGCACGAGCCCCGAGGAGCAGCTGCGTGACGTCCTGGACCGGTTCCGGCCCGAGCTGCTGCCGTGGACGCGTTGCACCGCGTGCAACGGGCTGCTCCGCAAGGCGACCAAGGACGAGGTCGCCGACCAGCTGAAGCACGGCACGCATGTCACGTACGACGTGTTCGCGCAGTGCACCGCGTGCGGCCGGGCGTACTGGAAGGGCGCGCACCACGAGCAGCTGGAAGCCATCGTGGAGCGCGCCCTGGAGGAGTCCCGCAGCAACGGCTAG
- a CDS encoding TetR/AcrR family transcriptional regulator has product MTAARTTPADRPQPGLRERKKIKTRRAIRTATYALIEEQGYDATTIEQIAERAEVSPSTVFRYFPTKEDIVITDEWDPVMMQELRTRPLEESWADTLRHVMRTALDLSLAEEPEVTRLRTRLGVEVPAVRARMMESMAATGRLLREALAERSGLDPDGLELRVFAMSVMGGLMEVSHYWAETGHRDDIRDLVDRALDVLEVGLPTGTP; this is encoded by the coding sequence ATGACGGCCGCACGCACCACCCCCGCCGACCGCCCCCAGCCGGGGCTCCGGGAACGGAAGAAAATCAAGACCCGCCGGGCGATCCGCACCGCGACCTACGCGCTGATCGAGGAGCAGGGCTACGACGCCACGACGATCGAGCAGATCGCCGAGCGCGCCGAGGTGTCGCCGTCGACCGTCTTCCGGTACTTCCCCACCAAGGAGGACATCGTCATCACCGACGAGTGGGACCCGGTGATGATGCAGGAGCTGCGGACCCGGCCGCTGGAGGAGTCGTGGGCCGACACCCTCCGGCACGTGATGCGCACGGCCCTCGACCTGAGCCTCGCCGAGGAGCCCGAGGTGACGCGGCTGCGGACGCGGCTCGGGGTCGAGGTCCCGGCCGTCCGCGCCCGGATGATGGAGAGCATGGCCGCGACCGGCCGGCTGCTGCGCGAGGCCCTCGCCGAGCGCTCCGGGCTCGACCCCGACGGCCTGGAGCTCCGGGTCTTCGCCATGTCCGTGATGGGCGGCCTGATGGAGGTCTCCCACTACTGGGCCGAGACCGGCCACCGCGACGACATCCGGGACCTCGTCGACCGCGCCCTGGACGTCCTGGAGGTCGGCCTGCCGACCGGAACACCCTGA